The Cohnella abietis genome has a segment encoding these proteins:
- a CDS encoding carbohydrate kinase family protein, whose product MSLNGAEVIVAGHICLDIIPHIPDRKAGMDALLVPGKLVDIGQAIVSTGGAVSNTGIALHRLGNNAKLMGKVGNDLFGKAIIEVLEGYSKALAEGMIIADGEASSYSIVISPPGVDRIFLHCTGTNDTYSVQDIPFEQLDGAKLFHFGYPPLMRCMYENEGKGLADLLRQAKERGVTVSLDLAKPDPESPAGQADWTTILAGALPYVDVFLPSFEEILYMLYPDIYDSFVEKTGSNDLLHLADGPILSKISDDLLAMGAAVVGLKLGEHGLYVRTTSNPARLATMGRCAPDKANLERWLDRELLSTCYKVKVAGTTGAGDCTIAGFLAALLRGVALEEALQSAVGVGAFNVEKSDATSGVPTWDEVQARVKQGWDKRELLLDLVDWKPTEDGLWTAPTR is encoded by the coding sequence TTGTCGCTTAACGGAGCGGAAGTGATTGTAGCTGGGCATATATGCCTTGATATCATCCCACATATCCCGGATAGAAAAGCAGGAATGGATGCATTACTCGTTCCTGGCAAATTGGTTGACATCGGGCAAGCTATTGTATCAACAGGAGGTGCGGTTTCCAATACGGGAATCGCGCTTCATCGCTTAGGCAATAATGCCAAGCTAATGGGTAAAGTCGGTAATGACTTATTCGGAAAAGCAATTATTGAAGTGCTAGAAGGTTATTCTAAGGCTTTGGCTGAAGGAATGATTATCGCGGATGGGGAAGCGAGCTCTTATAGCATCGTAATTAGCCCTCCGGGCGTTGATCGCATTTTCCTGCATTGCACAGGCACGAATGATACGTATTCGGTGCAGGATATCCCTTTTGAACAATTAGATGGTGCTAAATTATTTCATTTCGGATATCCGCCACTAATGCGTTGTATGTATGAGAATGAAGGTAAAGGGCTTGCGGATCTTCTTAGACAGGCGAAGGAGCGCGGTGTAACGGTATCGCTAGACTTGGCAAAGCCAGATCCGGAATCCCCTGCGGGACAAGCGGATTGGACAACGATACTTGCCGGAGCTCTTCCTTACGTTGACGTTTTCTTGCCTAGCTTTGAAGAGATTCTGTATATGCTCTATCCTGACATATATGATAGCTTTGTAGAAAAAACAGGATCTAACGATTTATTGCATCTTGCTGATGGTCCTATTCTCTCTAAAATTTCTGATGATTTGCTGGCAATGGGTGCAGCGGTGGTCGGATTAAAGCTCGGCGAACACGGCTTGTACGTTCGAACTACGTCTAACCCAGCTAGACTTGCTACTATGGGAAGATGTGCTCCAGATAAAGCAAACTTAGAACGCTGGCTAGATCGCGAACTGTTATCCACTTGCTATAAGGTTAAAGTTGCCGGAACAACGGGAGCGGGAGATTGCACGATTGCAGGTTTCTTAGCAGCTTTGCTAAGAGGCGTAGCACTCGAAGAAGCATTGCAATCGGCTGTTGGCGTTGGCGCCTTTAATGTGGAAAAATCAGATGCGACGAGCGGAGTGCCTACCTGGGATGAGGTACAAGCACGAGTAAAGCAGGGCTGGGACAAGCGGGAGTTATTGCTTGATCTGGTTGACTGGAAACCAACAGAAGATGGTCTTTGGACTGCACCCACACGATAG
- a CDS encoding aldose 1-epimerase family protein: MLLYGREWTRRQLEARVGRIEQLAGVQRFTLSEGPESGVEQIRVRTGSGLSFHVTPSKGLDISLAEYGGFPISWQSVNGDAHPSLYDASGSEWLRTASGGLLMTCGLTQVGSACEDAGEKLGLHGRVHHTPARSVYATSQWIDDEYEMTVGGIVEEVSIFGGCLQLTRKITSRLGQNTLWIEDEVRNIGFKRCPHMILYHFNFGFPLMTEQTKVIFSGGEPQAREAGVQTSGYGDWQAPDPNCEERVFYHSAAEGRVEIVNPEFPTQAGQSPINVALSWSTDTLPRLVQWKMPGAGTHVLGIEPANCSVGGRVAEREAGTLTYLEPGETRSYKLELKVQ; the protein is encoded by the coding sequence GTGCTATTATATGGAAGAGAGTGGACGAGAAGACAGCTCGAAGCCCGAGTTGGACGAATTGAACAGCTTGCTGGCGTTCAACGCTTTACGCTTTCAGAAGGACCTGAATCTGGTGTAGAGCAAATTCGTGTGAGAACCGGCTCGGGATTATCCTTCCATGTCACACCTTCCAAAGGCTTGGATATCTCGCTTGCAGAATATGGGGGGTTTCCGATCAGCTGGCAATCCGTTAATGGAGATGCTCATCCGTCATTGTATGACGCTTCAGGAAGCGAATGGCTGCGAACGGCATCGGGTGGCTTACTGATGACCTGCGGATTAACACAGGTAGGTTCGGCTTGCGAGGACGCAGGTGAGAAGCTCGGCCTTCATGGTCGAGTTCATCACACCCCTGCCCGATCGGTATACGCTACTAGTCAATGGATTGATGATGAATACGAGATGACGGTGGGCGGAATAGTTGAAGAAGTATCGATATTCGGAGGCTGCCTACAATTAACGAGGAAAATCACAAGCAGATTAGGTCAGAACACGCTTTGGATTGAGGATGAGGTAAGGAATATTGGGTTCAAGCGGTGTCCTCATATGATTCTGTATCATTTTAATTTCGGATTTCCCTTAATGACGGAGCAAACCAAGGTGATTTTCAGTGGTGGTGAACCTCAAGCCCGTGAAGCTGGCGTACAGACCAGTGGTTATGGAGACTGGCAAGCCCCTGATCCCAATTGTGAGGAACGAGTGTTTTATCATTCCGCGGCCGAAGGTCGAGTCGAAATCGTAAATCCCGAGTTTCCAACACAAGCTGGACAATCCCCTATCAACGTAGCGTTATCTTGGTCAACGGACACACTGCCACGCCTTGTGCAATGGAAGATGCCGGGGGCAGGAACTCACGTGCTTGGTATTGAGCCTGCTAATTGTAGTGTTGGAGGTAGAGTAGCAGAACGAGAAGCGGGTACTCTTACGTATTTGGAGCCAGGGGAAACGAGAAGTTATAAGCTGGAGTTGAAAGTGCAGTAG
- a CDS encoding D-lyxose/D-mannose family sugar isomerase — MRRSELNHAKQRTADIFNQVGIRLTEEEASNIEIAWFGLNDLEKQGLELVTYVNSDRYCAKELVLFPRQTCPEHLHPPVGADPGKQETFRCRAGKVWLYVEGEATANIQAIVPEGSEPYYTVFHEIELNPGEQYTINPGIKHWFQGGPEGAVISEFSSTSRDENDIFTDPGIERMPTITED, encoded by the coding sequence TTGAGAAGAAGCGAACTAAACCATGCTAAACAAAGAACAGCTGATATTTTTAACCAGGTAGGCATTCGTTTAACAGAAGAGGAAGCATCGAACATTGAGATTGCATGGTTCGGGTTAAATGACCTGGAGAAGCAGGGCTTGGAGCTTGTTACTTATGTGAATTCCGATCGTTATTGTGCTAAGGAGCTTGTACTATTCCCAAGACAAACCTGTCCGGAGCATCTGCATCCGCCAGTTGGTGCAGACCCAGGTAAACAAGAAACCTTTCGTTGCCGTGCAGGCAAGGTTTGGCTCTATGTAGAGGGAGAAGCGACCGCTAATATCCAAGCCATCGTCCCTGAAGGCAGTGAGCCTTACTATACCGTATTTCATGAGATCGAGCTGAATCCAGGAGAGCAATATACGATTAATCCTGGCATTAAGCATTGGTTCCAAGGTGGTCCTGAAGGCGCTGTTATTTCTGAATTCTCAAGCACTAGCCGTGATGAGAACGATATTTTTACCGATCCGGGAATCGAAAGAATGCCTACAATAACCGAAGATTAA